In the Thermodesulfobacteriota bacterium genome, one interval contains:
- a CDS encoding HyaD/HybD family hydrogenase maturation endopeptidase produces MEENSKNKASPRTVILGIGNVLLSDEGLGVYVVHELSKLNLPENVEVMDGGTLGFGLLDIVCEADRLIIVDAIKGGCEPGTVYHISLDDLQKMPRGTFCSFHEVGILDVLRAAELLGKRPKTEVFGIEPKSLELKMELSEEIRNKVPKLIDAILTSLTEEQG; encoded by the coding sequence ATGGAGGAAAATTCAAAAAATAAGGCTTCGCCCAGAACGGTAATTCTGGGCATCGGCAATGTATTACTAAGTGATGAAGGTTTAGGTGTTTACGTCGTACACGAACTTTCTAAGCTCAATCTTCCCGAAAATGTAGAGGTAATGGATGGCGGAACATTGGGTTTCGGTTTGCTAGACATTGTATGCGAGGCTGACCGACTCATAATAGTTGATGCGATAAAGGGTGGGTGTGAGCCCGGTACTGTCTACCACATAAGTCTCGATGATCTTCAGAAGATGCCCAGGGGTACGTTCTGTTCTTTCCATGAAGTAGGGATACTCGACGTTCTGAGAGCTGCCGAGCTTCTCGGAAAAAGGCCGAAGACGGAAGTTTTTGGAATCGAGCCCAAGTCTCTCGAACTGAAGATGGAGCTCTCAGAGGAAATCAGGAATAAGGTGCCTAAACTCATAGATGCTATACTTACGTCTTTGACCGAGGAGCAAGGCTAA